From a region of the Leptospira venezuelensis genome:
- the trpB gene encoding tryptophan synthase subunit beta: MAKERSFTEKEGYFGDFGGRYSPEILTEALIELEDTYNKLRKDKKFQKDLEFYRKNYIGRPSPLTYAEKLTKAWGGAKIWLKREDLNHTGAHKINNTIGQALIAKAMGKRRIIAETGAGQHGVATATVGALFEFETAIFMGEEDLRRQKLNAIRMQMLGAKVIGVSSGTATLKDATSEAMRDWALNVSNTHYIVGSVIGPHPFPTIVRDFQKVVGEESKKQFKKENDKLPDAVVACVGGGSNAMGMFYGFLNDKKVKLYGVEAGGRGPSPGEHSATMLFGKTGFLHGTKTLVIQDDGGQVVPAHSVSAGLDYPGVGPEHAHLHSTGRVKYETVSDQGALDAFMEVCRVEGIIPALETAHAFRYAKDLAKELGKKKDILICLSGRGDKDVAEVARLVGLSQGDLI; the protein is encoded by the coding sequence ATGGCTAAAGAACGCAGCTTCACTGAAAAAGAAGGATACTTCGGAGATTTTGGAGGAAGATATTCCCCTGAGATCTTGACCGAAGCGTTGATCGAGTTGGAAGATACTTACAATAAACTCCGTAAGGATAAAAAATTCCAAAAGGATCTGGAGTTTTACAGAAAGAATTATATCGGAAGACCTTCTCCTCTCACCTATGCTGAGAAGCTGACCAAGGCATGGGGTGGAGCTAAAATTTGGCTGAAGCGTGAAGACCTGAACCATACAGGTGCACATAAGATCAATAATACGATCGGTCAGGCTCTTATTGCAAAGGCAATGGGTAAACGTAGGATCATTGCAGAAACAGGAGCTGGCCAACATGGTGTGGCAACTGCAACTGTAGGTGCGCTCTTCGAATTTGAAACTGCTATTTTTATGGGAGAAGAAGATCTCCGCCGCCAAAAACTGAATGCGATCCGTATGCAAATGCTTGGAGCGAAGGTGATAGGAGTTTCTTCCGGGACTGCAACTTTAAAAGACGCTACCTCCGAAGCGATGAGAGATTGGGCATTAAATGTTTCTAATACTCATTATATAGTAGGTTCCGTAATCGGGCCGCATCCATTTCCTACAATCGTTCGTGATTTCCAAAAAGTGGTGGGGGAAGAGTCCAAAAAACAGTTCAAAAAAGAGAACGATAAACTTCCGGATGCTGTAGTCGCTTGTGTAGGCGGCGGTTCCAATGCGATGGGAATGTTTTACGGATTTCTAAATGATAAAAAAGTAAAACTATACGGAGTGGAAGCTGGGGGAAGGGGACCTTCTCCTGGAGAACATTCTGCCACTATGCTTTTTGGTAAGACTGGTTTTTTACACGGAACCAAAACTTTAGTGATCCAAGATGATGGTGGACAAGTAGTTCCGGCTCACTCCGTTTCTGCTGGATTAGATTATCCTGGAGTTGGACCTGAGCATGCTCATCTACATTCAACTGGAAGAGTGAAATACGAAACAGTTTCTGATCAGGGTGCCTTGGATGCATTCATGGAAGTTTGTAGAGTAGAAGGTATTATCCCTGCATTAGAAACTGCTCATGCTTTCCGATATGCAAAGGACCTTGCAAAGGAACTCGGAAAGAAAAAAGACATTCTGATCTGTCTTTCAGGAAGAGGAGATAAGGACGTTGCTGAAGTAGCTAGACTGGTTGGTCTTTCACAAGGAGATTTGATTTGA
- the trpA gene encoding tryptophan synthase subunit alpha has protein sequence MSAIKSVFSDSKSAFIPYISLGDPNYDLCVDWADALIRGGADILELGIPFSDPVADGPVIQKAFKRALANPFSMDTILETTEKIHSLHPHIPLVYLTYFNPIFHYGFEKFAEKAKIAGIQGMIIPDLPYDTPETDKLFKSLKRRGIDLIHLVTPATPLNRMKGIRDFASGFIYYVTSYGVTGERKSISADLEDRIKITKDIISLPVSAGFGISDAEQAKEISAYADGIIIGSAVQRIIEENGSNPSLCRKKLEEYAQSISGSLRGKN, from the coding sequence TTGAGCGCAATTAAGAGCGTTTTTTCAGATTCAAAAAGCGCATTCATCCCTTATATATCTTTAGGAGATCCGAACTACGATCTATGTGTGGATTGGGCGGATGCTCTTATTAGAGGTGGCGCTGATATTTTAGAACTTGGAATCCCATTCTCTGATCCAGTTGCTGATGGACCTGTAATTCAAAAAGCATTCAAACGTGCTCTTGCGAATCCGTTCTCCATGGATACAATTTTGGAAACAACTGAAAAGATACATTCTTTGCATCCTCATATTCCTCTAGTGTATCTAACGTATTTTAATCCGATCTTTCATTATGGTTTTGAAAAGTTTGCGGAGAAGGCTAAAATTGCGGGTATCCAAGGTATGATCATTCCTGATCTTCCGTATGATACCCCTGAGACGGACAAACTATTCAAATCCTTAAAAAGAAGAGGGATAGATCTGATCCATTTGGTAACCCCAGCGACTCCTTTGAATCGGATGAAAGGAATTCGTGATTTTGCTTCCGGATTTATCTATTATGTTACTTCGTATGGAGTGACTGGAGAAAGAAAATCAATCTCCGCGGATCTGGAAGATAGGATCAAAATAACGAAAGATATTATCTCACTTCCTGTGAGCGCCGGATTTGGGATCTCAGACGCAGAACAGGCAAAAGAAATTTCCGCGTATGCAGATGGGATCATCATAGGTTCCGCAGTACAAAGGATCATAGAAGAGAATGGTTCTAACCCTAGTCTTTGTAGAAAAAAACTGGAAGAATATGCACAATCGATTTCTGGTTCTTTGAGAGGAAAAAACTAG